The genomic interval ACGCCTGAGCAGAGTTTCGTAATCATCCTCTCGTTGACCACCACCAATTATCTCACCATAGCCCTCAGGTGCAAGCATATCAACACTTAGAGAAAGTGACTCGTCTTTTGGGTCGCGTTTCATATAGAATGCCTTACACTGAGCAGGATAGTGATGGACGAGAACAGGTCTATCAAAACTTTCGCTGATCAAAGTCTCCTCTGGTGCACCAAAATCATCCCCATATTTAAAATTGGGGTCCTTTTTATGTATTAAATCAACTGCTTCTTTATAGGTAATCTTCGGAAAAGGCTTCTTTATATTTTCAAGTTTTGCCATATCCCTTTCTAAGATTCTTAGTTCTTCTTTTCGTGTCTCCAGAACACGCTCAACAATATATACTACAAAATCCTCTTCCAATTCCATCAAGCCATCAAGTTCCAAATATGCAACTTCTGGTTCAACCATCCAGAATTCAGTTAGATGTCTACGGGTCTTTGATTTTTCAGCGCGGAATGTGGGTCCGAAACAATAAACTTTGCCCAGTGATGCCGCAGTGGCTTCGTTATATAACTGACCACTCTGGGTTAAATAAACAGTCTCTCCATAATAATCAACCGGGAATAATGTTGTCGTTCCTTCCACAGATGCGGGCGTAAGTATTGGTGTATCCGCATTGATAAAACCACGATTATCTAAAAAATCTCTTATCGCCTTTATTACCGTATGCCTGATTCTTAAAATTGCATGTTGTTTCCTTGAACGTATCCAGAGATGGCGAATGGGCAATAAGAATTCTACGGAATGAGATTTCGGTGTGATAGGATAATCCTCTGCAAGTTGGATAATCTGTAAATCTGTTGCTACAATCTCGTATCCACCAGGTGCCCTTTTATCCTGACGCACAAGCCCCTTAATAATAACTGAAGATTCCTGGGTAATTTTATCTGCTACTTCAAAGATTTCAGGTTTTGCCTCATCCGCACTGATAACAGATTGGATGATCCCTGTGCCATCACGAATGAGCAAGAATCTTACCTTCCCTGAAGATCGCTTATTATATAACCATCCTTTTATTTCTACTTCCTTACCTTCGTATTTTCCAATTTGTTCAATATAGACCTGCATGAATTAATATATTCTATTTTTTGAGAAAGTCAATAATATTTTGTAAGGTGTATGTAAATGCCATTATTAACAAAAGTTGACACTTTTCTTTTTCTGACTCTGTTAATTTTGTTGACTTTTGAAAAAATTATTTTAGACAAAATAAAAATAGCCCCGACAAGCGTCGGGGCTATTTTGAACGTATCAACGATCACTCATTACACACGTTCTATCTTTGTGGCTTTTGGTCCTTTCGGTGTGCTGGTGATTTCAAACTTCACCCTGTCACCTTCGGATAATGTGCGATAGCCTTCGCCCACTATTTCCTGAAAATGGGCGAACACATCACCGGTTCCATCTTCTTTCTCAATGAAACCATAACCTTTACGGTTATCAAACCACTTTACTTTACCAAAGATAGGCATTTTTACTCCTTTCAAGCTTCCTTCTGTTTGATTGGAGATTAACTCAATGAGTAACCGGCCAAAACCTGAATTACCATTTGTAATCTAACGCCAACCAACATTCAGTATGCCTGATTATAATTATATGTAAAAACCATTCGTTGTCAACAGTATTGATTTCTCAATTAAATTTAACCAAAAACTATTTGACTTTTAGGAAGGGATATATATAATAAAATATATGAAAATTGGGATAATTGTTCCTGCCTATAACGAAGTTGAAAACATACCGCATCTCGTCTCAATGTTTGATGAATTC from candidate division WOR-3 bacterium carries:
- the asnS gene encoding asparagine--tRNA ligase, with protein sequence MQVYIEQIGKYEGKEVEIKGWLYNKRSSGKVRFLLIRDGTGIIQSVISADEAKPEIFEVADKITQESSVIIKGLVRQDKRAPGGYEIVATDLQIIQLAEDYPITPKSHSVEFLLPIRHLWIRSRKQHAILRIRHTVIKAIRDFLDNRGFINADTPILTPASVEGTTTLFPVDYYGETVYLTQSGQLYNEATAASLGKVYCFGPTFRAEKSKTRRHLTEFWMVEPEVAYLELDGLMELEEDFVVYIVERVLETRKEELRILERDMAKLENIKKPFPKITYKEAVDLIHKKDPNFKYGDDFGAPEETLISESFDRPVLVHHYPAQCKAFYMKRDPKDESLSLSVDMLAPEGYGEIIGGGQREDDYETLLRRIKENNLPEEAYKWYLDLRKFGTCPHSGFGLGVERTVAWICKIPHVRETIPFPRMLEKIYP
- a CDS encoding cold shock domain-containing protein, translated to MPIFGKVKWFDNRKGYGFIEKEDGTGDVFAHFQEIVGEGYRTLSEGDRVKFEITSTPKGPKATKIERV